In Oryza glaberrima chromosome 8, OglaRS2, whole genome shotgun sequence, the following are encoded in one genomic region:
- the LOC127782708 gene encoding rab GTPase-activating protein 22-like — protein MKALRRSSTSSSSSASSSPRAPSSPPPWVQLRSLLVASSSSSSSSSSLAASGNSASPAAAAAAASASFSPASYSPHSDRGGTKSPWSRRKRKRPLSCRHWNHLFSSDGKLHDGGRKFLKKVRGGGVEPEIRAKVWPFLLGVYDLNSTEAERNVIQTNKRNDYEKLRRKCHHVLHSYKGSGLNVINEAAACEYHSCNEESEPLNLESVSTRSSPSPKGLKSLRCGISRQENATEGIDEDTSELTYVDPYLAESESSDSGTSDEEDLDRMSVSANTEVNRDQGPKFVRSASSKSGFFRNNKTPEDFATWQRIIRLDAIRTDPEWALLSHNRAEVSKEKALQYARSVGLKDYDHLEPYMIYHAARLVAVLEAYALFDPEIGYCQGMSDLLSPIIVVMEEDHEAFWCFVGFMRKARHNFRLDEVGIRRQLKIVSQIIKRKDSHLYRHLQKLQAEDCFFVYRMVVVLFRRELTFEQTLCLWEVMWADQAAIRAGIGRSTWSKIRLHAPPTDDLLLYAIAACVLQKRKLIIERYSSMDEILRECNSMAGQLDVWRLLDDAHDLVVNLHDKI, from the exons atgaAGGCGCTGCGGCGATCcagcacctcgtcgtcgtcgtcggcgtcgtcttcGCCCAgggcgccgtcctcgccgccgccgtgggtcCAGCTCCGGTccctcctcgtcgcctcctcctcgtcctcctcctcgtcgtcgtccttggcGGCGTCGGGGAATTCGGCatcccccgccgcggcggcggcggcggcctccgcctcgTTCTCGCCGGCGTCGTACTCGCCGCACTCTGATAG AGGTGGAACTAAATCTCCGTGGTCTCGAAGGAAAAGAAAACGGCCACTTTCTTGTCGGCATTGGAACCATCTATTTTCGTCAGATGGGAAGCTTCATGATGGAGGAAGGAAGTTTCTAAAGAAAGTCCGCGGTGGA GGAGTTGAACCAGAAATCAGGGCTAAAGTTTGGCCCTTTCTACTTGGAGT ATATGATTTGAATAGTACTGAAGCAGAAAGGAATGTCATACAAACAAATAAAAG GAATGATTATGAAAAGCTGAGGCGTAAGTGCCATCACGTTTTGCATTCCTACAAGGGAAGTGGGCTGAATGTTATAAATGAAGCAGCCGCCTGTGAGTATCATAGTTGCAATGAAGAATCAGAGCCACTTAATTTGGAAAGTGTCAGTACGAGGTCTTCTCCGTCACCCAAGGGATTGAAATCTTTAAGATGTGGGATAAGCCGACAAGAGAATGCCACTGAAGGCATAGATGAAGATACAAGTGAGTTAACTTATGTAGATCCATATTTGGCAGAATCGGAATCTTCTGATTCTGGGACTTCTGATGAAGAGGACCTTGATAGGATGTCCGTCTCTGCCAATACGGAAGTGAACCGTGATCAAGGTCCTAAATTTGTCAGGAGTGCCTCATCCAAGTCAGGCTTTTTTAGGAATAACAAAACTCCAGAGGATTTCGCGACATGGCAACGCATTATACGCTTGGATGCTATCCGGACAGACCCTGAATGGGCTTTATTATCACATAACCGAGCTGAAGTGTCCAAGGAGAAAGCACTGCAGTACGCAAGATCTGTTGGATTGAAAGATTATGACCATTTAGAGCCTTACATGATTTATCATGCTGCTCGGTTAGTTGCAGTGCTTGAGGCATATGCGCTGTTTGATCCAGAGATTGGCTACTGCCAAGGTATGAGTGACCTCTTGTCACCTATAATTGTCGTGATGGAGGAAGATCATGAAGCATTTTGGTGTTTTGTGGGCTTCATGAGGAAAGCGAGGCACAACTTCAGGCTCGATGAGGTTGGAATAAGAAGGCAGCTGAAGATCGTCTCCCAGATCATCAAGCGCAAGGACTCGCACCTCTACCGACACCTTCAGAAACTGCAGGCTGAGGACTGCTTCTTTGTATACAGAATGGTGGTGGTTCTCTTCAgaagggagctcacttttgagCAGACCCTGTGTCTGTGGGAGGTGATGTGGGCTGATCAAGCAGCCATTCGAGCTGGGATTGGAAGATCCACATGGTCAAAGATAAGGCTGCATGCCCCTCCAACTGATGATTTGTTGCTCTATGCCATTGCTGCCTGTGTCCTACAGAAGAGGAAGCTCATAATTGAGAGGTATAGCAGCATGGATGAGATACTCAGGGAGTGCAACAGCATGGCTGGGCAGCTCGACGTCTGGAGGCTTCTAGATGATGCACATGACTTGGTGGTTAACCTCCATGACAAAATCTGA